The following proteins are encoded in a genomic region of Gadus macrocephalus chromosome 19, ASM3116895v1:
- the cdk5rap2 gene encoding CDK5 regulatory subunit-associated protein 2 isoform X8 yields the protein MRIVLELTVCYFRVCFPKEGCDLGCRLPDSMDDGDCSPDSMTALSFPDKMTPIKLLTMKDYENQIAALKKENFNLKLRIYFMEERMQQKCDDSTEDVFKTNIELKVELESMKRDMSEKQELLVSASKALESLAVRDTGDCQRVGERARRDMDALQQALNKKIAELEQDLHAAEEEVEKMAAIAEKEKLRNIDLEKQLVALGLSEAFTPVHEPNNDLQQALREKDGIIENLRISLRDKEGLINQKTNADQGAETPAHDHIKQLTILICDKDQQLQELREQLGGERDKAQRDYKGFAKREHDVSQLESTNKLLNNELTQIKSSNEHLTKTLAEAQNQSKALSGKLDEKENDLCSERKNSLKRDKTIQGLSQVLKEKEKEILELCHEIEDRDEALAKARETAHKAQLQKYQGAEEHQSLLMEKQAELAHLQGEHHTKVLEAQKLQRALARREQELADMQQAKEQLEFELEDFQQQKKKGDKALNDLQNQLKKLSGEIGDRESALEQHYQALLDETTRKLQVHEVSIQRLTSTLADKEQQLQEYLNMVRDFEQSRSPGGSDVMLSKLRDRLKEKEKALEKALDEKFAAIEEKDNEIHQLQLALREKERDLERLNNLLTHNNETINSFDSVIKEKDVELQHLANTLNNLQRAKQDLEDNLNRALREKDSIISQLQLSLQGKTNDMEEMAQAMLSQSQSQAHDLAEKMGQRLKVTEAMLAEATKARENLVTDNESAVEGLLATIGSKDKLLKESSEHYNRMLSEYTREIQELKRQLVDGQQQLRAAEKHRSTATQDGHLEAAELKLLLVEKDSLIKELMERGQNTDWFLAEPRIKEESDHVLELKHTVQILKERLIEREAELTKMNGEGHIENITVTRRTMVILKKELAQQTEALNKALKRENGLKISLAELQSTLAELEALVQGHQANAESLTSTLETKDQIIAELHQRLGQRGDRQTGNGQEHGSATDTGAERSTSSLPQRERTIIGGDSQQKDLPSLSSVHDEHAALTRALKTEQQLFSSLIRTVKEQDSSQRLHALQLELTAVQLLRQQLEEGIRTNEGLRDQLEGELLQAQLREGVDPQELQSMRHQLEDAQRWNASLQARLGAIQNRAAGVGGANDTGDSLTFLGDQTSYMSICVGDRLEESLSQLSASELRQKVVVLQECVSGLQSVNIDLQQKALLLERKEDKENLSHGNTSPRTQLLAAGRAGQRRGGDGTLRPGPGQRSPMEVLPPQTGSQSHCDHDDRSSFSTGEHQIRSGDEPLEQQEHRMEEMVLQGTTSQLRDELLRLGSENKELRCLLREEVLKESEWKARSEDVCDGPAGLHQTVLRLRDEATGHLKVIGSLKEQLERKAVEVSDWERRNGTLEGPPSTQLLNHTPARQRLSHKAGVRSRLPVPVRLISEPGSTFWVANQPHTLHQHTDTVEPLRDIHLNHISESDQLLSEGLEYPLSLERSTTPGSNFDEYIHRSSCSQTVSDDNPEDGEALLDDARADSCALLAQLELLHQECQEKESLIDGLEDKLAEWEEIHTQLHEKDCLNRQYAEALQAAESTIAYLTACNLDSHSGLGLGQLERSCAVSAGSDGSALQKEIVELNKTLQEKERLNAHLVEFLNMTGRDIATIQASLTSPTAAASLELCSRLVSALQQMNASLAAHNPRGTVDVPWGSDRGQEQSMDRLQQGSWELNRLDTECEVGTPSEASGVLPVLNHTGTQHKDYLIRQIAGESVNKGRSRDVEGTSGCSEGSLTNGEITKCLSDCLAAAESAIASLAAHCTNTQSLSSGTSAQISPDLQHHLQRLQISLQELGDLEDQGQVEAAKKPSYRHGSAASAGRKSQPSSQELHRNIHLLYQAFCEHSQRISNLQASLQEERRLRGENQTQAPTVDGLSSEGIPGNVQAQLEGLQKALKDKKRTCKILEEKLASSLKPVTIHNLPCDPAQKTPPLEQDDKCVQVDLQDLGYETSGKSENDREESSSTDLKGCLQPGDSACSLPSLLKEVQGSFSSAEYLDSTSTSYPSSPALSSNKVSLKSLQAFEDYGVSEDPVELKAQVMELRLQLENQTRVAQQMQSLLGRHIFPSNLVSTPVDASRDQHAWPGVVYGRSQERSHSAAELKEGRDGEVQRMREEIGVLKQELERERSLNRNISEQLQQVQQRSRSASPARLDSLVQSQARELSALRQQIKERRGLGLSHRRQLEELSRAFQELLQASDVDLFRGDILRGQLDKSMGILERLEGWLDRGDGQQDNKDALDLAQRLSRELQEKNQQVQSLQSQLRGPSGASSCCSSSSERSPSYVVSGSGRGSPTAQSPTARSPSTHSGALAPHGHIDGGGAKAGGGVDRSPGDQSPGDRHRSSRTQGARLWRENGRLQEQLRGSQELNATLRSELELQRSVQAQPGPRHPEPRDPPDGPGSPPQADSDGREAEARAEARAAARQDGGPQAGAMTTDLLAEHLQEIRALRRRLEESIQTNERLREQLERRLAEVERDPATNIFIQGSEEQGQMASEVRFLWEQNRSLKEQLAQGSRDKQKENEALREALARRTARLEQSRAELEALRQERARLTPSAQENQTLSDALQRSRDELHRLQSDVNLQRQQLSDSQHLLQSLRVELQVCERIKTDAPSATEGEGSPRPPGPLDLSELLAEVRRLRLQLETSIQTNTALRQRLEEQLLMGRHADTININYLLPASDEGGRSPGQENRDPAHRASHSPVLRETRRREENSSQQLSSCSSSSESGAPGPPSRLVPGHRLWASRHGPHVLGLIQDHHALRKQISEGRRLTQHMDAQLQEGRPHLRSLSSSVGTMQQVLEEASRLLHLVWRVSLPTGGHTAGEHGSNQQEELLRSEVSRLRSRLSQQERLLSGAVKRLRTTNQLKEGMEKVIIDQCGQELPFYTHPGDTEDLLGKVSVTHGVLKKARGNLETNNCALFGLKGLSGGPEEVSEEQGGLIRACMQLFPLDCIGPSRMAAEM from the exons gGATTTGCAAAGAGAGAGCATGATGTCAGCCAGTTGGAGTCCACCAATAAGCTGCTGAATAATGAGCTTACTCAGATCAAAAGCAGCAATGAGCACTTGACCAAAACACTGGCAGAGGCCCAGAATCAAAGCAAG GCACTTTCTGGAAAGTTGGATGAGAAGGAGAATGATCTTTGCTCTGAGAGGAAAAACTCTCTGAAACGAGATAAAACCATCCAGGGTCTCTCTCAAGTCctcaaagaaaaagaaaaggag ATCTTGGAGTTGTGTCATGAGATTGAGGACCGGGATGAGGCTTTGGCAAAGGCACGAGAGACTGCACACAAAGCACAACTTCAAAAATACCAG GGTGCAGAGGAGCACCAGAGTCTGCTAATGGAGAAGCAGGCTGAGCTTGCTCACCTTCAAGGAGAGCACCACACCAAGGTGCTGGAAGCCCAAAAACTGCAGCGTGCCCTGGCCAGAAGGGAGCAGGAGCTGGCAGACATGCAACAGGCCAAGGAGCAACTGGAGTTTGAGCTGGAGGACTTCCAAcagcagaagaagaaaggaGATAAAGCTCTGAAT GACTTGCAGAACCAGCTGAAGAAGCTGAGTGGGGAGAtcggggacagagagagcgctCTGGAGCAACACTACCAGGCTCTTCTGGATGAGACCACCAGAAAGCTGCAGGTCCATGAGGTCTCCATTCAGCGCCTCACCTCCACTCTGGCAGACaaggagcagcagctgcag GAGTATTTGAACATGGTGAGAGATTTTGAGCAGAGCAGAAGCCCCGGAGGAAGTGACGTCATGCTTTCCAAGCTTCGAGACCGACtcaaagagaaggagaaggctcTTGAG AAGGCATTGGACGAGAAGTTTGCAGCCATTGAAGAGAAAGACAATGAAATACACCAACTGCAGTTGGCTTTAAGAGAAAAGGAGCGAGATCTCGAGAGACTCAACAACTTGCTGACTCACAACAATGAAACCATTAAT AGTTTTGACAGTGTGATCAAGGAGAAGGATGTGGAGCTGCAGCACCTGGCCAACACACTGAACAACCTGCAGAGAGCCAAGCAGGACCTGGAGGACAACCTGAACAGAGCTCTGAGGGAGAAAGACTCCATCATCAGCCAGCTGCAGCTCTCGCTGCAGGGCAAGACCAACGACATGGAG GAAATGGCCCAAGCAATGCTCAGCCAGTCCCAAAGTCAGGCCCACGACCTTGCAGAGAAAATGGGCCAGAGGTTAAAGGTGACGGAGGCCATGTTGGCAGAGGCCACTAAGGCCAGGGAGAACCTGGTGACGGACAATGAGTCCGCAGTGGAAGGCTTGTTGGCCACCATCGGCAGCAAGGACAAACTGTTGAAG GAGTCCTCTGAGCACTACAACCGCATGCTGTCTGAGTACACACGGGAGATCCAGGAGCTGAAGAGACAGCTGGTGGacgggcagcagcagctccgcGCCGCTGAGAAGCACCGCTCCACCGCCACCCAGGACGGCCACCTGGAGGCTGCTGAGCTCAAGCTGCTGTTGGTAGAGAAGGACAGCCTGATCAAA GAGCTGATGGAGCGCGGTCAGAACACAGATTGGTTCCTGGCTGAGCCAAGGATCAAGGAGGAGTCGGATCATGTGTTGGAACTCAAACACACTGTACAAATCCTGAAGGAAAGGCTGATCGAAAGGGAAG CCGAGCTAACCAAGATGAATGGTGAAGGACATATAGAGAACATCACGGTCACCAGGAGGACCATGGTCATCCTGAAGAAGGAGCTGGCACAGCAAACGGAGGCACTGAACAAGGCCTTGAAGAGGGAGAATGGACTGAAG ATTTCCCTGGCAGAGCTCCAGTCGACGTTGGCTGAGCTGGAGGCCCTCGTTCAGGGCCACCAAGCGAACGCAGAGTCCCTCACCAGCACTCTGGAGACCAAGGATCAGATCATCGCC GAGCTCCACCAGCGTCTGGGTCAGcgtggggacagacagacaggcaacgGCCAGGAACATGGCTCTGCTACGGACACCGGTGCGGAGAGGTCGACGTCTAGCCTGCCTCAGAGGGAGAGGACCATCATTGGAGGAGACAGCCAGCAAAAG GATTTGCCCAGCTTGTCCTCTGTACACGATGAGCACGCGGCCCTGACCCGGGCCCTGAAGACGGAGCAGCAGCTCTTCTCCAGCCTCATCCGAACCGTCAAGGAGCAGGACAG ctcCCAGCGTCTGCATGCGCTGCAGCTGGAGCTGACCGCTGTGCAGCTCCTCaggcagcagctggaggagggcATCCGGACCAACGAGGGGCTGAGGGACCAGCTGGAGGGAGAGCTGCTCCAGGCTCAGCTGAGAGAAG gtgTTGATCCCCAGGAGCTGCAGAGCATGAGGCACCAGCTGGAGGACGCCCAGCGCTGGAACGCCTCCCTGCAGGCCCGCCTCGGAGCCATCCAGAACCGGGCCGCCGGGGTGGGCGGAGCCAATGACACCG GGGACAGCTTGACCTTCCTCGGGGACCAGACCTCCTACATGAGCATCTGTGTTGGAGACAGACTGGAGGAGAGTCTGTCTCAGCTCTCTGCATCGGAGCTCAGACAGAAG GTGGTGGTCCTGCAGGAGTGTGTGAGTGGCCTGCAGAGTGTTAACATAGACCTGCAGCAGAAGGCCTTGCTGCTGGAGAGGAAAGAAGACAAGGAGAACCTCAGCCACGGCAACACTAGCCCAAGGACTCAG CTGCTAGCGGCGGGCCGGGCCGGCCAACGACGGGGCGGCGACGGGACCCTGCGCCCCGGTCCAGGTCAACGGAGCCCAATGGAGGTCCTGCCGCCGCAG ACGGGGTCCCAAAGCCATTGTGACCATGACGACAGAAGCTCGTTCAGCACGGGAGAGCATCAGATCAGGTCCGGCGACGAGCCTTTGGAGCAGCAGGAACACAGAATGGAAGAGATGGTGCTCCAGGGAACCACCTCACAACTCAG GGATGAGCTCCTGCGACTTGGATCAGAGAACAAAGAACTGCGCTGTCTCCTCCGCGAGGAGGTGTTGAAGGAGTCTGAATGGAAGGCCAGATCAGAGGACGTGTGCGATGGACCAGCAGGCCTCCATCAGACCGTACTGAGACTGAGAGACGAGGCCACGGGTCACCTCAAAGTCATCGGCTCGTTGAAGGAGCAGCTGGAGAGGAAAGCTGTGGAGGTGTCTGATTGGGAGAGGAGAAACGGCACCCTGGAGGGTCCACCGAGCACCCAGCTGTTAAACCACACGCCTGCCAGGCAGCGCCTCTCACATAAG GCTGGTGTCAGATCTCGCCTCCCTGTGCCAGTGAGACTGATATCAGAACCAGGCAGCACCTTCTGGGTGGCCAACCAACCCCACACTTTGCACCAACACACCGACACCGTTGAGCCTCTGCGAGATATACACCTGAATCACATCTCTGAGTCGGACCAGCTCCTGTCCGAGGGCTTGGAGTACCCCCTGTCCCTAGAGCGCAGCACCACTCCCGGGTCCAACTTCGACGAGTACATCCATCGTAGCAGCTGCAGCCAAACAGTCTCCGATGATAACCCAGAGGACGGAGAGGCCCTCCTGGATGATGCCCGGGCTGACTCCTGCGCCTTGCTGGCCCAGCTGGAGCTGCTCCACCAGGAGtgccaggagaaggagagccTCATTGATGGGCTGGAAGACAAGCTGGCCGAGTGGGAGGAGATCCACACCCAGCTGCATGAGAAGGACTGCCTGAACCGCCAGTACGCCGAGGCCCTGCAGGCTGCTGAATCCACCATCGCTTATCTCACCGCTTGCAACCTGGACAGCCACAGCGGCCTCGGCCTGGGCCAGCTCGAGCGCTCTTGTGCCGTCTCGGCGGGCTCAGATGGCAGCGCCCTGCAGAAGGAAATCGTGGAGCTCAACAAGACCCTGCAAGAGAAGGAAAGGCTCAACGCCCACCTGGTGGAGTTCCTCAACATGACCGGCAGGGACATTGCCACAATACAAGCATCTTTGACCTCTCCCACAGCCGCAGCCTCTCTGGAGCTGTGTTCCAGGTTGGTGAGCGCCCTGCAGCAGATGAACGCATCTCTAGCGGCTCACAACCCAAGAGGCACTGTCGATGTGCCCTGGGGTTCTGACCGCGGTCAGGAGCAAAGTATGGACCGGCTTCAACAAGGGAGCTGGGAACTGAACCGACTGGATACCGAGTGTGAAGTAGGAACTCCTTCTGAGGCCAGCGGTGTACTTCCTGTTCTCAACCACACTGGCACTCAGCACAAGGACTACTTGATTAGGCAAATTGCAGGAGAGTCTGTGAACAAAGGCAGGTCCAGAGATGTAGAAGGCACATCGGGCTGCTCTGAAGGCAGTTTAACGAACGGAGAGATCACCAAGTGTCTGTCAGACTGTCTGGCTGCAGCAGAGTCAGCCATCGCCTCTCTGGCAGCACACTGCACCAACACTCAGAGCTTGTCTTCTGGAACATCAGCCCAGATCAGTCCTGACCTTCAACACCACCTGCAAAGGCTTCAGATCTCTCTGCAGGAGCTGGGGGATCTGGAGGACCAAGGCCAGGTGGAGGCGGCCAAGAAACCCTCCTATAGGCACGGCTCTGCTGCTTCTGCTGGCAGGAAGTCACAACCTTCTTCCCAGGAGCTCCATCGCAATATCCACCTCCTGTACCAGGCATTCTGCGAGCACTCCCAGAGGATCTCTAACCTTCAGGCCAgcctgcaggaagagaggaggCTCCGAGGGGAGAATCAGACCCAAGCACCAACAGTGGATGGCCTGAGTTCAGAAGGAATTCCAGGCAATGTTCAGGCCCAGCTTGAGGGTCTTCAGAAGGCTCTGAAGGACAAGAAGAGGACGTGCAAGATCCTTGAGGAGAAACTGGCCTCCTCCTTGAAGCCGGTTACCATCCACAACCTGCCCTGTGACCCTGCTCAGAAAA CGCCACCTCTGGAGCAGGACGACAAGTGCGTGCAGGTGGATTTGCAGGACCTGGGTTACGAAACCAGTGGCAAGAGTGAGAACGATAGGGAAGAGAGCAGTAGCACAG ATCTGAAGGGTTGCTTGCAGCCCGGGGACAGCGCCTGCAGCCTGCCGTCCCTGCTGAAGGAGGTGCAaggctccttctcctccgctgAGTACCTGGACTCCACATCCACCTCCTACCCCAGCTCCcctgctctgagctccaacAAG GTGAGTCTAAAGAGCCTGCAGGCCTTCGAGGACTACGGCGTGTCTGAGGATCCTGTTGAGCTCAAGGCACAGGTCATGGAGCTGAGGCTTCAGCTGGAGAACCAGACCCGGGTCGCTCAGCAGATGCAGAGCCTACTGGGTCGCCACATCTTCCCCAGCAACCTGGTGTCCACGCCGGTGGACGCCTCCAGGGATCAACATGCTTGGCCCGGCGTGGTGTATGGACGCAGCCAGGAGAGGAGTCACTCTGCAGCGGAGCTGAAGGAAGGCCGGGACGGAGAGGTTcagaggatgagggaggagatCGGTGTGCTGAagcaggagctggagagggagaggagtctGAACAGGAACATAAGTGAACAGCTGCAGCAGGTGCAGCAGCGCAGTCGCTCAGCCTCACCCGCAAG GCTGGACTCCCTGGTGCAGTCTCAGGCCAGGGAGCTGTCCGCGCTCAGGCAGCAGATCAAGGAGCGCCGTGGCCTGGGGCTGTCCCACCGCaggcagctggaggagctgagccgGGCCTTCCAGGAGCTGCTGCAGGCCAGCGACGTGGATCTGTTCCGGGGAGACATCCTCCGAGGGCAGCTGGACAAGAGTATGGGcattctggagagactggaggggTGGCTGGACAGAG GAGACGGCCAACAGGACAATAAGGATGCTCTGGACCTGGCCCAACG GTTGTCCAGGGAGCTGCAGGAGAAGAACCAGCAGGTGCAGAGCCTCCAGAGCCAGCTGAGAGGTCCCAGCGgggcctcctcctgctgctccagctcctcggAGCGGAGCCCGTCCTACGTGGTGTCGGGGTCGGGACGCGGTAGCCCCACCGCACAGAGTCCCACCGCCCGCAGCCCCTCAACCCACAGCGGAGCCCTGGCGCCTCACG GCCACATAGACGGGGGCGGCGCCAAAGCCGGGGGAGGCGTGGACCGGAGCCCCGGGGACCAGAGCCCCGGGGACCGTCACCGTAGCAGCAGGACACAGGGAGCCCGGCTGTGGAGGGAGAACGGCCGGCTGCAGGAGCAGCTGAGGGGCAGCCAGGAGCTCAACGCCACGCTGCGCAGCGAGCTGGAGCTCCAGCGCTCCGTCCAGGCCCAGCCGGGCCCCCGCCACCCAGAGCCCCGGGACCCCCCGGACGGGCCCGGGTCACCACCTCAGGCCGACTCGGATGGAAGAGAGGCTGAGGCACGGGCTGAGGCACGGGCAGCCGCGCGTCAGGACGGAGGGCCACAGGCTGGGGCCATGACCACAG ACCTGCTGGCTGAACACCTGCAGGAGATCCGGGCCCTGCGGCGGCGGCTGGAGGAGAGCATCCAGACCAACGAGCGCCTCCGAGAGCAGCTGGAGAGGAGGCTGGCTGAGGTGGAGCGGGACCCAG CGACCAACATCTTCATCCAAGGCAGCGAGGAGCAGGGCCAGATGGCCAGCGAGGTGCGCTTCCTCTGGGAGCAGAACCGCAGCCTGAAGGAGCAGCTGGCCCAGGGCTCCAGAG ACAAGCAGAAGGAGAACGAGGCGCTGCGGGAGGCCCTGGCCCGCCGCACGGCCCGGCTGGAGCAGAGCCGGGCGGAGCTGGAGGCCCTGAGGCAGGAGAGGGCCCGGCTGACGCCCAGCGCCCAGGAGAACCAGACGCTGAGCGACGCCCTGCAGCGCAGCAGGGACGAGCTCCACAG GCTGCAGAGCGACGTGAACCTCCAGAGGCAGCAGCTGTCGGACTCCCAGCATCTGCTGCAATCGCTGCGCGTGGAGCTGCAGGTCTGTGAGCGCATCAAGACGGACGCCCCCAGTGCAACAG AGGGCGAGGGCTCCCCGCGGCCCCCCGGGCCCCTGGACCTGTCGGAGCTGCTGGCGGAGGTCCGCCGCCTGCGGCTGCAGCTGGAGACGAGCATCCAGACCAACACGGCGCTGCGGCAGAGGCTGGAGGAGCAGCTGCTCATGGGCCGCCACGCCGACACCATCAACATCAACTACCTGCTGCCCGCCTCAG ATGAGGGAGGGCGATCCCCTGGACAGGAGAACCGGGACCCTGCTCACCGCGCCTCTCACAGCCCTGTTCTCCGAG AGACGAGGAGGCGGGAGGAGAACAGCTCCCAGCAGctgagcagctgcagcagcagctccgagagcggggccccgggccccccgtCCCGCCTGGTGCCGGGCCACCGGCTGTGGGCCAGCCGCCACGGGCCCCACGTCCTGGGGCTGATCCAGGACCACCACGCCCTACGCAAGCAGATCTCTGAGGGCCGGCGCCTCACACAGCACATGGACGCCCAGCTGCAGGAGGGGCGCCCCCACCTCCGG AGTCTTTCCAGCAGCGTGGGCACCATGCAGCAGGTCCTAGAGGAGGCCAGCAGGTTGCTGCACCTGGTCTGGAGGGTCTCTCTGCCCACTGGGGGCCACACAGCCGGGGAGCACGGCTCCAACCAGCAG gaggagctgctgcgGAGCGAGGTGTCCCGGCTGAGGAGCAGGCTGAGCCAGCAGGAGCGCCTGCTGAGCGGGGCGGTGAAGCGTCTGCGCACCACCAACCAACTGAAGGAGGGCATGGAGAAGGTCATCATCGACCAGT GTGGTCAGGAGTTGCCCTTTTACACACATCCTGGTGATACTGAGGATCTGCTCGGCAAGG TGTCAGTAACACATGGAGTATTGAAGAAGGCCAGAGGGAATCTGGAG ACAAATAACTGTGCCCTCTTTGGCCTGAAGGGCCTCTCTGGAGGCCCAGAGGAGGTGAGTGAGGAGCAGGGTGGTCTGATAAGAGCCTGCATGCAACTCTTTCCCCTGGATTGTATTGGCCCTTCCAGAATGGCAGCAGAGATGTGA